One bacterium DNA segment encodes these proteins:
- a CDS encoding zincin-like metallopeptidase domain-containing protein, giving the protein MQTNEIKAKITAEIVESLKTNQSLWSKSWKPSTPQNYESKHAYSGINNLILTLKAMNKSYQSPFWLTFKQVDKLDHSVLRGEKSTMIVFYSLIDSKNTNEDGEKKKIPLLKYYNLFNTDQTTLKNKINNDTSIDPTLQNEDLEQIINTFDCPIVYASQDRAFYRPIEDKIYLPTKGQFKTIHGYYATAMHEMAHATGHERRLKRDLSSKLGSMGYAKEELIAEIATMFILGYYSIDNKEISNNNIAYINSWLKLLQNDSNFIFTASKQAGEILEYITKDNNKTTENKESELIAA; this is encoded by the coding sequence ATGCAGACAAATGAAATCAAGGCAAAAATCACGGCTGAAATCGTAGAGAGTCTTAAGACTAATCAAAGTTTATGGTCAAAAAGCTGGAAACCCTCTACCCCTCAGAATTATGAGAGTAAACACGCTTATTCAGGTATCAATAACCTGATTTTAACTCTTAAAGCAATGAATAAAAGTTATCAGTCGCCATTCTGGTTGACCTTTAAGCAGGTAGACAAATTAGATCACAGTGTCTTGAGAGGGGAAAAGTCAACAATGATAGTTTTCTATTCTCTGATAGACTCGAAAAATACGAATGAAGACGGTGAAAAGAAAAAAATACCGCTCCTAAAGTATTATAATTTATTTAATACCGACCAGACAACTTTAAAAAATAAAATAAATAATGATACCAGCATTGATCCTACATTACAAAATGAAGACTTAGAGCAGATTATAAATACTTTTGATTGTCCTATAGTATACGCTTCTCAGGATAGGGCATTTTATAGACCTATAGAAGACAAAATTTACTTGCCGACTAAAGGACAATTTAAAACAATACATGGCTATTACGCTACAGCTATGCATGAAATGGCACACGCTACAGGTCATGAGAGAAGATTAAAAAGGGATTTATCAAGTAAACTTGGTTCTATGGGTTATGCTAAAGAAGAATTAATAGCAGAAATTGCTACAATGTTTATTCTAGGCTATTACAGCATAGATAATAAAGAAATAAGCAATAATAATATAGCTTATATTAATTCATGGCTTAAACTCCTACAGAATGACAGTAATTTTATCTTTACCGCATCAAAACAAGCAGGTGAGATTCTCGAATACATAACAAAAGATAATAATAAAACTACTGAAAATAAAGAATCGGAACTTATTGCAGCATAA
- a CDS encoding site-specific integrase: protein MEFVQPLREKNCIEKVKNILLKNGYRDYLLFVAGINTGLRISDLLKLRVSDVKDKSHIEFRETKTGKNKRFYISPTLKTCFDNYTSSMTSSEFLFQSRKGINKPITRVQAYKIINDAVKSTGLCDKIGTHTLRKTFGYWHYQQFKDIAVLQDIFNHSAPSVTLRYIGINDDMKDKTIAEFAL, encoded by the coding sequence ATGGAATTTGTACAACCGTTACGTGAAAAAAATTGTATCGAAAAAGTTAAAAATATTTTACTTAAAAATGGTTATCGGGATTATTTATTATTTGTTGCAGGAATTAATACAGGTTTAAGAATATCGGATTTATTGAAATTGCGTGTATCGGATGTGAAAGATAAATCACATATTGAGTTTAGGGAAACTAAAACGGGCAAGAACAAGCGTTTTTATATCTCTCCTACACTTAAGACCTGCTTCGATAATTACACGTCTTCTATGACCTCCAGCGAGTTCCTTTTTCAGAGTCGCAAGGGAATTAATAAACCGATTACAAGAGTACAAGCGTACAAAATTATTAATGATGCCGTAAAGTCTACAGGATTATGCGATAAAATCGGTACTCATACTTTAAGAAAGACTTTTGGATATTGGCATTATCAACAATTTAAGGATATTGCTGTATTGCAGGATATTTTTAATCACTCTGCTCCTTCTGTAACTCTTCGTTATATAGGGATTAATGACGATATGAAAGATAAAACTATTGCTGAATTTGCTTTGTAA
- a CDS encoding ORF6N domain-containing protein, which translates to MDNNIISIDVIENKIFVIRNQKVMIDRDLAELYGVDTKRLNEAVKRNIERFPSEFMFQLNDNEKNELVANCDRLQTIKFSTTNPYAFNEHGVAMLSSVLKSKQAIAVNIQIIKIFVKLKEFALTNKELSQRYDELESRFMLYAKDTSADINDIFLQLKQLSELTKTPATKAIGFKVEDKDG; encoded by the coding sequence ATGGATAATAATATTATTTCGATAGATGTAATAGAAAATAAGATATTTGTCATCCGCAATCAAAAAGTTATGATTGATAGAGACTTAGCAGAGCTTTACGGAGTCGATACAAAGAGACTTAATGAGGCTGTTAAGCGTAATATTGAGCGGTTTCCGTCAGAATTTATGTTCCAGCTTAATGATAATGAGAAAAATGAGCTGGTCGCAAATTGCGACCGCCTCCAAACTATTAAATTTTCTACAACTAATCCATATGCCTTTAATGAGCATGGGGTGGCGATGTTGAGCAGTGTGCTAAAGAGTAAGCAAGCGATAGCAGTAAATATTCAGATAATAAAAATATTTGTAAAACTTAAAGAGTTCGCTTTGACAAACAAAGAATTGTCTCAAAGGTATGATGAGCTTGAAAGTCGCTTCATGTTATATGCAAAAGATACAAGTGCCGATATTAATGATATTTTTCTACAGTTGAAGCAACTTTCAGAGCTTACTAAAACACCTGCTACAAAGGCAATAGGCTTTAAGGTAGAGGACAAAGACGGTTAA
- a CDS encoding helix-turn-helix transcriptional regulator, whose translation MSLNIQVGNRITQLRQEQKLTLEKLAYESGISKGGLSEIERGLKEPRLSTLVKLCETLDISLKYFFDFDLK comes from the coding sequence ATGAGTTTAAATATACAGGTAGGTAACAGAATTACACAGCTCAGACAAGAGCAAAAACTTACGTTAGAAAAACTTGCTTATGAGAGCGGTATTTCTAAAGGCGGATTAAGTGAAATCGAGCGTGGGCTAAAAGAACCCCGACTTTCTACACTCGTTAAGTTATGTGAAACACTCGATATTTCATTAAAATATTTCTTTGATTTTGATTTAAAATGA
- a CDS encoding methyl-accepting chemotaxis protein codes for MQWFKNFKISQKILAFVAMATLFICIVGYVGFHFTTKGANDMTAIYKDRALPMMWMYDAVGNVNNIEALINEINATSDKNTQKAMYDEIVANREDNNKILAEYEKTKLDPFELKTLAELKNNLQEYSVVQTKTIDMGMNGNRNEAEKYFLSNIDAAQKVGDNFKALADYNAKVAKELNTQNDKDAAEAVALIIGIIVVAVVLAVSIGLMIASIISKPINAVVENLNEVAKGNLAIDEVHNDSNDETGILAKSLNLTVKNLRALIGTVSKSIEEISANSEEMSASSEQTAQGAQQTATSTQQLAQGAQEISRNVELGATSINGLNKTIQGVALEAGVVAKLGNDTETNANVGAEHVKKAVLKIDSIKNVAGAISINIAELGKLSSDIEQIVDLIKNIAGQTNLLALNAAIEAARAGEHGKGFAVVADEVKKLAGQSAGATEKITAMIKEIQNKTHIAVNTMDKATKEVEEGVFVINDAGKALDNIISQVKQANNKIQGITKDIDGVAVSSEEVLRMVENISAITEETAASAEEISSITEEQTASLEEISASSQTLAKVAEDLQKQVSVFKI; via the coding sequence ATGCAGTGGTTTAAGAATTTTAAGATTTCGCAAAAGATCTTGGCGTTTGTTGCAATGGCAACATTATTTATTTGTATTGTCGGTTATGTCGGATTTCATTTCACCACAAAAGGTGCAAACGATATGACAGCTATTTACAAAGACAGAGCACTACCTATGATGTGGATGTATGATGCTGTCGGCAATGTTAACAACATAGAAGCTCTTATTAATGAAATAAATGCAACATCCGATAAAAATACACAAAAAGCAATGTATGATGAAATTGTTGCAAACAGAGAAGACAATAATAAAATACTGGCGGAATATGAAAAAACAAAGCTTGACCCTTTTGAACTCAAAACATTGGCAGAATTAAAAAATAACCTTCAGGAATACAGTGTTGTTCAGACAAAAACTATTGATATGGGAATGAACGGCAATAGAAACGAAGCCGAAAAATATTTTCTGTCTAACATAGATGCGGCCCAAAAAGTAGGTGATAATTTTAAAGCTCTTGCAGATTACAATGCTAAAGTTGCCAAGGAGTTGAATACTCAAAATGACAAAGATGCAGCAGAAGCAGTCGCTCTTATAATAGGAATTATTGTTGTGGCAGTGGTACTTGCTGTATCTATCGGATTAATGATCGCAAGTATTATTTCTAAGCCGATAAACGCTGTAGTAGAAAACTTAAATGAAGTGGCTAAAGGAAATCTTGCAATTGATGAAGTTCATAATGATTCTAATGATGAAACAGGAATCCTTGCAAAATCGCTTAATCTTACCGTGAAAAACCTTAGAGCACTTATCGGTACAGTTTCTAAATCAATTGAAGAAATTTCTGCAAATTCCGAAGAAATGAGTGCTTCATCTGAACAAACGGCACAAGGAGCTCAACAGACAGCAACCAGCACTCAACAGTTAGCTCAGGGTGCTCAGGAAATTTCAAGAAATGTTGAACTGGGGGCTACAAGCATTAACGGTTTAAATAAAACCATTCAGGGTGTTGCTCTGGAAGCAGGCGTAGTAGCTAAACTTGGTAATGACACAGAAACAAATGCTAATGTAGGTGCTGAACACGTTAAAAAGGCAGTGCTTAAAATAGACAGCATCAAAAATGTTGCTGGTGCTATCTCCATTAATATTGCCGAACTCGGAAAATTAAGTTCAGACATTGAGCAAATCGTTGATTTAATTAAAAATATTGCAGGACAAACCAACCTTTTAGCCTTAAATGCTGCTATTGAAGCTGCCAGAGCAGGAGAACACGGAAAAGGCTTTGCTGTAGTGGCAGATGAAGTCAAAAAACTTGCAGGACAATCAGCAGGAGCAACAGAAAAAATAACAGCTATGATTAAAGAAATTCAAAATAAAACGCATATCGCCGTAAATACTATGGATAAAGCAACTAAAGAAGTTGAAGAAGGCGTGTTTGTAATCAACGATGCAGGAAAAGCACTAGATAATATTATTTCTCAGGTAAAACAGGCTAATAATAAAATACAGGGTATCACTAAAGATATAGACGGAGTCGCTGTCAGCTCAGAAGAAGTTTTAAGAATGGTTGAAAATATTTCCGCTATAACAGAAGAAACGGCTGCAAGTGCGGAAGAGATTTCAAGCATTACCGAAGAACAAACAGCGAGCCTTGAAGAAATAAGCGCAAGCTCTCAAACACTTGCTAAAGTTGCTGAAGACTTACAAAAACAGGTTTCTGTATTTAAAATTTAG
- a CDS encoding hemerythrin family protein — MLIKFDDSLLTGITDIDIQHKYLFNAINSLEDIDNHEEQLRFAICDIEEYASEHFKTEEQYMAECKYPETEEHIKEHQEFSENYKALQSILDKHDVSDDFLIELKSFLANWIVKHYTEIDVKMAKFIKYSYKKS; from the coding sequence ATGTTAATTAAGTTTGATGATTCCTTATTAACAGGGATTACGGATATAGATATTCAGCATAAGTATCTGTTTAATGCAATAAATAGCCTTGAAGATATTGATAATCACGAAGAACAATTGCGTTTTGCTATTTGTGATATTGAAGAGTATGCCTCTGAACATTTTAAAACAGAAGAACAATATATGGCTGAATGTAAATATCCTGAAACAGAAGAGCATATTAAAGAACATCAAGAATTTTCTGAAAACTATAAAGCATTACAATCAATATTGGACAAACATGATGTTTCCGATGACTTCCTTATTGAGTTAAAGAGCTTTTTAGCAAACTGGATTGTAAAGCACTATACAGAAATTGATGTCAAAATGGCTAAATTTATTAAATATTCGTATAAAAAATCATAA
- a CDS encoding chemotaxis protein CheW, producing the protein MASVDTESDELQLIAFKLGNEEYTVPIESVQEIIMPQQTTHIPKSPQFVEGIINLRGHIIPIIDGRKRFDIKVTENNADTRVIVLELDDHTVGLIVDSVSEVVHLKKSNIEPSPTENDENSFIVGVGKHQDRLLLLLDASKILDIKETEHIKQTLEAVNKISKLQETIAEANVSV; encoded by the coding sequence ATGGCTTCAGTCGATACAGAAAGTGATGAACTACAGCTTATAGCATTTAAACTGGGCAATGAAGAATACACCGTGCCGATAGAAAGCGTTCAAGAAATTATTATGCCTCAGCAAACTACTCACATCCCAAAATCCCCTCAATTTGTAGAAGGGATTATAAATCTCAGAGGTCATATAATCCCTATAATTGACGGAAGAAAAAGATTTGACATAAAGGTTACTGAAAATAATGCAGACACAAGAGTCATTGTGCTTGAACTTGATGACCATACAGTAGGCTTAATCGTTGATTCCGTTTCGGAAGTCGTTCATCTTAAAAAGAGCAATATTGAACCGTCCCCGACAGAAAATGACGAAAACAGCTTTATAGTCGGAGTCGGAAAACATCAAGACAGGCTTCTTTTATTATTAGATGCTTCTAAAATTCTTGATATAAAAGAGACTGAGCATATAAAACAAACACTGGAAGCCGTGAATAAGATTTCAAAACTACAGGAAACAATAGCCGAAGCGAATGTCAGCGTTTGA
- a CDS encoding IS256 family transposase, whose protein sequence is MSKLFTKEQARKFLKEGNFKNAEGIASAIKESFKEVLQEALENELEEELGYSRYDWANKNTDNSRNGHHKKTVRSEFGKVELDIPHDKKGEFEPVIVPKNSREVSPSINDMIISMYAKGMTTPDIHFHMQKIYGLDISEDLVSKITDKILPKAKEWQKRPLDSIYPIVYLDGMVFNVVDNGSVVKKTAYIVYGVNTDGHKDILGIWIGEAESSKFWMSVLSDLKERGVEDILIASIDGLTGFKDAIKAVFPKTEIQRCIVHHIRNCTKHVVHKDRKEFCSDMKPIYKAINEEAAIEAFDEFSEKWKAKYPYAIRSWNNNWNELMAFMKFPAEVRRLIYTTNPIEAFNRGVRKITKSKTSYRTDDSLFKILYLASIDILDKWTMPLQNWSLIFNQLVIYFEGRI, encoded by the coding sequence ATGTCAAAGTTATTTACAAAGGAACAAGCAAGAAAATTTCTAAAAGAAGGAAATTTTAAAAATGCAGAAGGCATAGCAAGCGCCATAAAAGAAAGTTTCAAAGAAGTATTGCAAGAAGCCCTTGAAAATGAGCTTGAAGAAGAGCTCGGCTATTCTCGATATGATTGGGCAAACAAAAATACAGACAACAGCAGAAACGGTCATCATAAAAAGACTGTTCGCTCAGAGTTCGGCAAAGTGGAACTTGATATTCCGCATGATAAAAAAGGCGAATTTGAGCCTGTCATCGTGCCAAAGAACTCAAGAGAAGTATCTCCGAGCATAAATGATATGATAATTTCAATGTATGCCAAGGGAATGACAACTCCCGATATTCATTTTCATATGCAAAAAATATACGGGCTTGATATTTCAGAAGATTTAGTTTCAAAGATAACGGATAAAATCCTTCCGAAGGCAAAAGAATGGCAAAAAAGACCGCTTGATTCTATTTATCCGATAGTCTATCTTGACGGAATGGTTTTCAATGTTGTAGACAACGGCTCTGTCGTGAAGAAAACGGCATATATCGTTTACGGAGTGAATACAGACGGGCATAAAGATATTCTGGGCATTTGGATAGGAGAAGCCGAATCTTCAAAATTTTGGATGTCAGTTTTGTCTGACCTCAAAGAACGAGGGGTAGAAGATATTCTTATTGCTTCAATAGACGGATTAACAGGATTCAAAGACGCAATTAAGGCAGTTTTTCCCAAGACAGAAATCCAAAGATGCATTGTTCATCATATCAGAAATTGTACAAAGCACGTTGTACATAAGGACAGAAAAGAATTTTGCAGCGATATGAAGCCTATTTACAAGGCAATAAATGAAGAAGCGGCAATTGAAGCTTTTGATGAATTTTCGGAAAAATGGAAAGCCAAATATCCTTATGCAATAAGGTCTTGGAACAACAATTGGAATGAACTTATGGCTTTTATGAAATTTCCCGCTGAAGTCAGGAGGCTGATTTATACCACAAACCCCATAGAAGCTTTTAACAGGGGCGTAAGAAAAATTACAAAGTCCAAAACTTCTTACAGAACTGACGATAGTCTTTTTAAAATCTTATATCTTGCATCTATTGATATACTTGATAAATGGACTATGCCGCTTCAAAACTGGAGTTTGATTTTTAATCAATTAGTGATATATTTTGAGGGAAGAATTTAA
- a CDS encoding MerR family transcriptional regulator encodes MEVEKNKPVYSTNVAADLSGISKSTLMRYEEKGLINPYKSKGGKRLYSHNDIEWLICLKDLIKKGYSILSLKKLLKYESCYELKNCSEEIKAKCQIIKDQLKNQG; translated from the coding sequence ATGGAAGTAGAAAAGAATAAACCAGTATATTCCACTAATGTTGCAGCCGACCTCAGTGGTATTTCAAAAAGTACATTGATGCGTTATGAAGAAAAAGGGCTGATTAATCCTTATAAGAGCAAGGGAGGGAAAAGACTTTACTCTCACAACGATATCGAATGGTTAATATGCCTTAAAGATTTAATTAAAAAGGGCTATAGTATTTTAAGCCTGAAAAAGCTTTTAAAATACGAATCTTGTTATGAGCTGAAAAATTGTTCTGAAGAAATTAAAGCAAAGTGTCAGATTATCAAAGACCAGTTGAAAAATCAGGGATAA
- a CDS encoding transcriptional regulator produces MRKYKNMDDYIIELLKDPEEAEAYLNASIDEYMNDGDIAAFCIALEHLVKSKSSVSEFSEKNKFNRKQLYRIFKNEINPSMDSVLKILNSLGFKVQFKLLTKIA; encoded by the coding sequence ATGAGAAAATATAAAAATATGGATGATTATATAATTGAGCTATTAAAAGATCCCGAAGAAGCAGAAGCCTATCTTAATGCCTCTATTGATGAATATATGAACGATGGTGATATAGCAGCTTTTTGTATAGCTCTTGAACATCTTGTTAAGTCAAAATCCTCTGTTAGTGAGTTTTCAGAAAAAAATAAATTCAACAGGAAGCAGCTTTACAGAATATTTAAAAATGAAATTAATCCTTCAATGGATTCAGTTTTAAAAATATTAAATTCGTTAGGGTTTAAAGTTCAATTTAAACTTTTAACAAAAATTGCTTAA